A single Lolium perenne isolate Kyuss_39 chromosome 6, Kyuss_2.0, whole genome shotgun sequence DNA region contains:
- the LOC127305213 gene encoding cyclin-B1-2: protein MANGGMTTTKKEFGATHDVLRFGVNDSVRGDLAPPHPLQATLQSEGKFWDDKKKFGAEAIYGSAFNIRRDLDAQILSRFQRPPGALPSSMLGYEAMTGSLDDFGFEDYLNMPQDSDSLRIPDMHHGMEVRLGLSKGPVCPSFN, encoded by the exons ATGGCGAACGGCGGcatgacgacgacgaagaaggaGTTCGGCGCGACCCACGACGTGCTCCGCTTCGGCGTCAACGACAGCGTCAGGGGCGACCTCGCGCCGCCGCACCCGCTCCAGGCCACCCTCCAATCG GAGGGCAAGTTCTGGGACGACAAGAAGAAGTTCGGGGCGGAGGCCATCTACGGATCCGCCTTCAACATCCGCAGGGATCTCGACGCCCAAATCCTCTCCAG GTTCCAGAGGCCCCCAGGTGCGTTGCCATCATCTATGCTAGGTTATGAGGCAATGACAGGTTCCTTGGATGATTTTGGATTTGAAGATTATCTTAACA TGCCCCAAGACTCCGACAGCCTCCGTATACCGGACATGCACCATGGGATGGAGGTTCGCCTTGGCCTGTCAAAGGGACCTGTCTGCCCTAGTTTCAATTGA
- the LOC127305212 gene encoding uncharacterized protein, producing the protein MAALCSAASPAISRAAALGLSARGAASLLRLRLRGAASRTCYAAPRTTAGKALSWRGQRRFAASAASTTEEGSEVDMVIPPDNRIPATIITGFLGSGKTTLLNHILTAHHGKRIAVIENEYGEVDIDGSLVAAQTAGAEDIMMLNNGCLCCTVRGDLVRMIGELVDKKKGKFDHLIIETTGLANPAPIIQTFYAEDTVFNDVKLDGVVTLVDSKHARLHLDEVKPKGIVNEAVQQIAYADRIIINKTDLVSEPEVSSLVERIRSINRMANLKRAQYGKVDLDYVLGIGGFDLERIESAVTEEPHDEHEHEHEHEHDHEHEHHHDHDHDHHHHEHDHKHDHHAHDHTHDPGVSSVSIVCEGEMDLEKADMWLGNLLLERSDDIYRMKGILSVSGMPQRFVFQGVHDIFQGSPDRTWEANEPRINKIVFIGRNLKREELEVGFKDCLLKQ; encoded by the exons ATGGCGGCGCTCTGCTCCGCCGCCTCGCCGGCCATCTCCAGGGCCGCGGCGCTCGGCCTCTCCGCGCGCGGAGCCGCATCCCTCCTCCGCCTGCGCCTGCGCGGAGCCGCCTCGCGCACCTGCTACGCCGCACCGCGGACGACCGCGGGAAAGGCACTGTCGTGGCGAGGGCAGCGGCGCTTCGCCGCCTCGGCCGCTTCGACCACGGAGGAGGGCTCCGAAGTCGACATGGTGATCCCGCCCGACAACCGCATCCCCGCCACCATCATCACCGGCTTCCTCGGCTCCGGCAAG ACAACTTTGCTTAATCACATATTGACAGCTCACCATGGAAAGCGGATCGCTGTCATTGAGAACGAG TATGGTGAAGTCGACATCGATGGTTCACTAGTTGCCGCACAGACTGCTGGAGCTGAGGACATAATGATGCTGAACAATGGTTGCCTTTGCTGCACTGTGCGTGGTGATTTAGTGCGAATGATTGGTGAATTGGTTGACAAGAAGAAGGGAAAGTTTGACCATCTTATCATTGAAACCACTG GTTTAGCAAATCCAGCACCAATTATACAGACGTTCTATGCAGAAGATACAGTTTTTAATGATGTCAAGCTGGATGGTGTTGTTACTTTAGTAGATTCAAAGCATGCAAGGTTGCATTTGGATGAAGTAAAGCCCAAGGGCATAGTCAATGAGGCAGTTCAGCAGATTGCCTATGCTGACAGAATTATCATTAACAAG ACTGATCTTGTTAGCGAGCCAGAAGTTTCTTCCTTGGTTGAGCGTATAAGG AGTATCAATCGCATGGCTAATCTGAAAAGAGCTCAGTATGGCAAAGTTGATCTGGATTATGTGCTTGGAATTGGAGGCTTTGATTTAGAGAG GATTGAGAGTGCTGTCACTGAAGAGCCACATGATGAGCATGAACACGAACATGAACATGAACACGACCATGAGCATGAACATCACCATGACCATGACCACGATCACCATCATCATGAGCATGACCATAAGCATG ACCATCATGCGCATGATCACACCCATGATCCTGGTGTTTCTTCCGTAAGCATCGTTTGCGAAGGGGAGATGGATCTTGAAAAG GCTGACATGTGGTTGGGAAACCTACTGCTGGAACGCAGTGATGACATATACCGGATGAAGGGTATACTCTCTGTCAGTGGAATGCCTCAACGCTTTGTCTTTCAG GGAGTGCACGACATTTTCCAGGGATCCCCCGACAGAACTTGGGAGGCAAACGAGCCACGAATCAACAAGATCGTGTTCATCGGCAGGAACCTCAAGCGTGAAGAGCTGGAGGTTGGCTTCAAGGATTGCCTACTGAAGCAATGA
- the LOC127305214 gene encoding F-box/FBD/LRR-repeat protein At5g53840: MSYGEDDRISALHDDLLGKIISRLPVKDAARTAALAPRWRHLWRSTPLVLNDGHLPEPTRAAAVSRVLADHPGPFHAVHLHHCRFTTLSPELAEWPRLLAAKAVQILFFVNQKPTAQAHPCLPADILRCASLEELFLACWMLPADHLSRSTVAFPCLKTLSMLNMGMSDKDLDHLLAASPVLETLVLASPVRRFHLRSQSLRSVLVFLVGDFAVVDAPLLERLIFMKPLLNARAARPVTVKIASTTNLQVLGYMEPMFHKLQIDGNIIPPDTVASPSTVVPAVRTLALKVNFCVLEELKMVATLLRCFPNLSTLHIQSVPCDLSETAAAGEHHAQFWREVGPVQCVRSSVKRIVFHKFHGHQNEFEFLKFVARGNALETLLLVSPKEKLLSEDEVNAMIDKLGCTRFRAWTSKVLQLSPEVENDWSPMKACKLTVSDPFR; this comes from the exons ATGAGCTACGGCGAGGATGACCGCATCAGCGCCCTCCACGACGACCTCCTCGGTAAGATCATCTCCCGCCTCCCCGTGAAGGATGCCGCCCGCACAGCTGCTCTCGCCCCCCGctggcgccacctctggcgctcTACCCCGCTCGTCCTAAACGATGGCCACCTCCCCGAGCccacgcgcgccgccgccgtttcCCGAGTCCTCGCCGACCACCCAGGCCCCTTCCACGCTGTCCACCTCCACCACTGCAGGTTCACCACCCTCTCCCCTGAGCTCGCTGAGTGGCCACGCCTCCTCGCCGCCAAGGCCGTCCAGATACTTTTCTTCGTCAACCAAAAGCCCACGGCTCAGGCTCATCCCTGCCTCCCCGCCGACATCCTCCGCTGCGCCTCGCTCGAGGAACTCTTCCTGGCCTGCTGGATGTTACCTGCCGACCACCTCTCCCGCAGCACAGTAGCATTTCCCTGCCTCAAGACGCTCAGCATGCTGAACATGGGCATGTCCGACAAGGACCTCGACCACCTGCTCGCCGCCAGCCCTGTCCTGGAGACCCTCGTGCTCGCTTCCCCCGTAAGGCGCTTCCATCTCCGCAGCCAGAGCCTCCGGTCCGTGCTGGTTTTTCTGGTGGGGGATTTCGCGGTGGTGGACGCGCCGCTCCTGGAGCGGCTCATCTTCATGAAGCCGCTGCTCAACGCTAGAGCTGCTCGTCCCGTGACGGTCAAGATTGCCTCCACCACTAACCTGCAGGTGCTCGGCTACATGGAACCCATGTTCCACAAGCTGCAGATCGATGGCAACATCATCCCA CCTGACACGGTCGCAAGTCCAAGCACCGTAGTTCCAGCCGTCAGGACATTGGCGCTCAAGGTGAACTTCTGTGTCCTAGAGGAGCTCAAGATGGTGGCCACCTTGCTCAGATGCTTCCCCAACTTGTCCACGCTGCACATCCAG TCTGTCCCGTGTGATCTGTCCGAAACTGCCGCTGCTGGGGAGCACCATGCCCAGTTCTGGCGGGAGGTCGGTCCAGTTCAATGCGTGAGATCAAGCGTCAAAAGAATCGTCTTCCACAAATTCCATGGACATCAAAATGAATTCGAATTCCTCAAATTTGTCGCGAGGGGCAATGCACTGGAAACTTTGCTGCTCGTGTCGCCCAAGGAAAAACTTCTTTCGGAGGACGAGGTGAATGCGATGATAGACAAATTGGGATGTACACGGTTCAGAGCATGGACCTCTAAAGTCTTGCAACTGTCGCCTGAGGTTGAGAATGACTGGTCCCCCATGAAAGCGTGTAAGCTCACCGTCAGCGACCCTTTTCGCTGA